From Acidobacteriota bacterium, one genomic window encodes:
- a CDS encoding ABC transporter permease — protein sequence MRWWQINKRNADLERELRADLELEEEEQCERGMPPDEAVHAARRAFGNIALIREQTHEAWGWAPVERFWHDILHALRSARRAPLLSAVAILALAFGIGLNAGVFTLLNSLFLLPPTLKDAHSFVQVYPRYTGWFMREDQYSSFTTEDYDSMRSRSKALEDIAAWQVSSPTLDEGKPNATVLATCNYFHVFGIDRPLMGRFFASGDCSRGSATQIAVISESTWKTELGGDSSIIGKTIRLNGSLFQVVGIVSSDAANFLPGGVFIPYTTEPMLEQGRDSLNSPSTPWLAVAGRLRPGFSRSDAQSELSTIMSQQDRAYVKRQVSAFNRKTVLVLTNGSFIENPAIRDRVVAMMIFILGPLTLILLLACCNVTMLFLSRTVTRRGEIAVRLALGAGRGQLARMLLAESLMTAAVGGALSILLVYRVPLMIMNVINASRARSVLMIHPNWLVFCYLAVLVVLATIISSLMPIRAAWKLDLLTALKGREAAATMRSRSTSGLIIVQIALGFVLVCAAVMFGRLPSLITGMNPGFDMRHTIGVPVRVDSSAANRANALTFNRTLESRILAIPGVLSLAYASLGPFRRVPPTEIRLPDQTAGQGKPTSVNNVSSGFFSTFDIPLIKGRAFNSADPTSPNADSVAIVSQAFAREFWQAEDPLGKSIITPDTRRLTIVGLAADTQSESFGVTDGPRLYTLRDPSTLDGGLFVRFSGDPKPVENAIRDTVRSLDRTQLIAPESIWESLEADAEQMRSLAGIILIMASIGLLMAVVGVYGVLSFAVNQRTREFGIKMVLGADRGTIFRSVTRQALRNTLFGLLCGTALAEPAMLALARFQSGSPLPLRGLNMFVFAVSAFLLAAVSLAAAWFPALRATRVDPMQALRTE from the coding sequence ATGCGATGGTGGCAGATTAACAAACGGAATGCGGATCTTGAGCGCGAGCTGCGTGCGGATCTCGAGCTCGAAGAAGAGGAACAATGCGAACGTGGCATGCCGCCGGATGAGGCGGTCCACGCCGCCCGCCGCGCCTTCGGCAACATCGCTCTCATCCGCGAGCAGACGCATGAAGCCTGGGGCTGGGCCCCGGTCGAGCGCTTCTGGCACGACATTCTCCACGCCCTACGCTCGGCACGTCGGGCACCTCTGCTCTCCGCCGTGGCCATCCTCGCACTGGCCTTTGGCATCGGCCTCAACGCAGGTGTTTTCACACTGTTGAACTCACTCTTTCTTCTGCCGCCAACCCTCAAAGACGCGCACAGCTTCGTGCAGGTCTATCCACGCTACACGGGTTGGTTCATGCGCGAGGATCAGTACTCCTCGTTCACCACAGAAGACTATGACTCCATGCGCAGCCGCTCAAAGGCCCTTGAAGACATCGCCGCATGGCAGGTCTCGTCCCCAACGCTCGACGAGGGAAAGCCGAACGCAACAGTGCTGGCCACCTGCAACTACTTCCATGTCTTCGGCATCGATCGCCCGCTTATGGGACGCTTCTTCGCGTCAGGCGACTGTAGCCGAGGTTCCGCCACACAGATAGCTGTAATCAGCGAATCCACATGGAAAACCGAGCTAGGCGGCGACTCTAGCATCATCGGAAAGACGATTCGCCTGAACGGCTCGCTCTTCCAAGTCGTCGGCATCGTCTCCTCAGACGCAGCAAACTTCCTGCCTGGCGGCGTCTTCATCCCCTACACGACAGAGCCGATGCTCGAACAGGGCAGAGACTCGCTCAACAGCCCGTCTACACCATGGCTCGCGGTAGCAGGTCGTTTGCGCCCCGGTTTCTCTCGATCCGATGCGCAGTCCGAGCTATCAACCATCATGAGCCAGCAGGACCGCGCCTACGTCAAGCGTCAGGTCTCTGCCTTCAATCGCAAAACGGTTCTCGTCCTTACCAACGGATCGTTCATCGAAAATCCTGCCATTCGCGATCGCGTGGTCGCGATGATGATCTTCATCTTGGGGCCGCTCACGCTCATTCTGCTGCTGGCATGCTGTAACGTGACGATGCTCTTTCTCTCGCGCACCGTTACGCGACGCGGTGAGATCGCCGTTCGTCTGGCGCTTGGTGCTGGACGCGGACAGCTCGCCCGCATGCTTCTGGCCGAGAGCCTGATGACAGCTGCCGTCGGCGGGGCACTCAGCATCCTGCTTGTCTACCGCGTCCCACTGATGATCATGAATGTCATCAACGCCAGCCGGGCCAGAAGTGTCTTGATGATTCACCCCAATTGGCTAGTGTTCTGCTATCTCGCCGTTCTCGTTGTGCTGGCGACCATTATCTCTTCGCTCATGCCTATTCGTGCCGCGTGGAAACTCGACCTGCTTACTGCGTTGAAGGGGCGAGAGGCTGCTGCCACTATGCGTTCCCGATCCACCAGCGGACTGATCATCGTGCAGATCGCCCTTGGCTTCGTGCTCGTATGCGCGGCCGTGATGTTTGGCCGCCTGCCCAGCCTGATCACCGGCATGAACCCAGGCTTCGATATGCGCCACACGATAGGCGTGCCGGTCAGAGTGGACTCGTCGGCTGCGAACCGCGCCAACGCACTCACCTTCAACCGCACCCTCGAATCGCGCATCCTCGCGATCCCCGGCGTCCTGTCGCTTGCCTACGCCAGCCTTGGGCCCTTTCGCCGGGTTCCCCCAACCGAGATTCGCCTGCCTGACCAGACCGCGGGACAGGGCAAACCTACCTCGGTCAATAACGTCTCGAGCGGCTTTTTTTCAACCTTCGACATCCCGCTGATCAAAGGCCGCGCCTTTAACTCCGCCGATCCCACCTCACCCAATGCGGACTCCGTCGCAATTGTCTCCCAGGCATTCGCAAGAGAATTCTGGCAGGCAGAGGATCCCCTCGGCAAGTCGATCATCACGCCTGATACCCGCCGCCTCACCATCGTTGGCCTTGCAGCGGACACACAGTCTGAAAGCTTCGGCGTCACCGATGGTCCGCGCCTCTATACACTCCGCGATCCATCCACACTGGACGGTGGGCTTTTCGTACGTTTCTCCGGCGATCCAAAACCCGTTGAGAACGCGATCAGAGACACGGTGAGGTCTCTCGACCGCACACAACTGATTGCCCCGGAGAGCATATGGGAATCCCTCGAAGCCGATGCCGAGCAGATGCGTTCGCTGGCCGGGATCATCCTCATCATGGCCTCCATCGGATTGCTTATGGCTGTTGTCGGCGTCTACGGAGTTCTTTCCTTCGCCGTCAATCAACGCACCCGCGAGTTTGGAATCAAGATGGTGCTCGGCGCAGATCGCGGCACCATCTTCCGTTCTGTCACCAGGCAAGCCCTTCGCAACACCCTCTTCGGACTTCTCTGTGGAACTGCACTCGCAGAACCCGCGATGTTGGCACTAGCGCGATTTCAGTCCGGGTCTCCGCTTCCTCTGCGCGGACTCAACATGTTCGTCTTCGCAGTCTCCGCATTCCTCCTGGCAGCCGTGTCGCTGGCCGCCGCCTGGTTTCCCGCGCTACGCGCCACGCGCGTCGACCCAATGCAGGCCTTGCGAACTGAATAA
- a CDS encoding Ig-like domain-containing protein — MSVSVEKLISTGWRIAVATILLGQCSVPRVAAQRTTRGFDRPSTRVLERAYFKNASYSSVGTAVSATNAKDEKIAGNTFTLLPNGNLLSIGGQVGNHPTTAVFIRDLAADTSRQLSNGLVEARYGHTATVLPNGAVLIFGGIGSDGQVLQDGEIFDPATLTFQAVNTAGLTPRAFHTATLITDGRVLIAGGISKSGKSTDTLEVWDYRISLGQPASFKLRIARQAHTGSLRSDGSVLLWGGIDAEGKQLTTGEIIYPTLQLTQILQNKPVDSDTAIPSISESIPLDGAQDVPLSVVVDLRFSRQLAVTSITDKTVTLRGPKGNVPVSVIPAEAGMLAFVTPSQELLAGSEYVLAIQGATDTSGTQLSDTTIRFTTEGGAQSPAAPSGAPPAPADPFNSPARKLPPLQAHKGVTAVSGQVLQLNGEPLLNTTLQIGDRVTRTDRTGRFLLTDVPSGHHVMWIDGSTAQNRDLTYGIYEDGVDIVAKKTNVLDYTIWMTALDTTDEVTLPSPTDREMIVTNALLPGLELHLPAGAVIHDRNDKLVTKIGITPIPVNQPPFPLPKGVRVPIYFTIQPGGAYLEGYDEPGGTQGARLFYPNTYNQPPQSSFNFWNYDADSKGWYVYGQGFVTADAKQVVPNPGVVIYEFTGAMVGGPPGPPLGPPPGCTGPPATCVAGDPVNLETGLFVYSKTDLALPDIIPIQLTRTYRQMDPVSHAFGIGTMSNYDIYLIGDGSAYTYMDLIQPDGGRIHYDRVSPGTSWTDAVLKCLVASTPYYGSQIVWNGTGWTLSMKNGSKMFFPESSGATNFLQAALIGTTDRNGNALTFTRDPNNNLTRITSPNGRWIQYTYDPSNRVTQASDNAGRTVFYTYDTNGRLSTVKDANSGTTTFGYDTNNNMTTIKDPRNITYITNYYDTHNMVSKQVMVDGSTYLFKYVLNSGGIDTTYVKQGLTASETDVTDPRGNVRKVFFNADGFMSSEIRASGKPEQQAVTYNVQAGTGLLLGITDGLNRTTSYTYDSMGNTTSVTHLSGTPNATTTSFVYESQFNQLASVTDAVGRTVAFQHDATGNLIGITNADGSSSSLSYNPAGQLVSATDAAGNTTQMAYLGGDLSGITDPLQRAMSYFVDEAGRVASITNPLGQSVQTTFDSLNQIMQIVDPSAGSTAFGYDPNGNTTSVTDARNTANPTTFIFDNMDRLQTKTDPLGNPDSSIYDPNGNLIRYTDRRGKITSYQYDGLDRLTFVGFGTQAGPAFESTITYTWDAGNRLTQASDSIAGTMTVGYDNLDHVASVTSPQGSISYTTDAIGRRLTMTVTGQPQISYSYDTGNRLTQITQGTVNVQLGYDSVGRRTSMLQPNGVLATYAYDAASQLTSLTYSKASLPIGDLQYSYDGAGRESSVTGSFARTVLPQAMTGNVYNAANQLTQSRSMPLTYDVNGNLTNDGLHTYSWDARNHLVSIDSGGAATYAYDPFGRRITKTISGVASTNILYDGANPVQELSAGSPTANLLTGGVDEIFTRTDSSGTSTLLTDALGSTVALTDTNGTVQTQYSYEPFGNTTVSGASTTNSFAYTGREIDTAGLYYYRSRYYSPATGRFLSEDPIGIAGGINLYAYTSNNPLNYTDPLGTSNSIVHVYETYQGARSAELGMLDSATLGLMVAAVDFNGTQDTSAVDANQHGMSGYLPDGPVQTPKEAHDGTADFVRSMAGRKNGLWDFARGLHAVQDSYSGSHDYRPWYGNSRNMAHQGPDAYWHQDAIDATRDYLSGAGADAVNPNMPPKPYYGRRPTPFWF; from the coding sequence ATGAGCGTAAGTGTTGAGAAACTAATATCGACTGGTTGGCGTATCGCTGTTGCCACTATCCTTCTTGGCCAGTGCAGTGTTCCCCGCGTGGCTGCTCAACGTACAACTCGTGGGTTTGATCGGCCCTCTACGAGGGTGCTGGAACGGGCTTATTTTAAAAATGCTTCATACTCATCTGTTGGCACGGCAGTTTCTGCAACCAACGCGAAAGACGAAAAGATAGCGGGCAATACATTCACTCTGCTGCCTAATGGCAATCTACTTTCTATTGGCGGTCAGGTTGGGAATCATCCAACCACGGCAGTCTTTATCAGGGACCTCGCAGCCGACACATCCAGGCAGCTCTCAAATGGTCTCGTAGAGGCGCGGTACGGCCACACCGCGACGGTTTTACCCAACGGTGCTGTTCTCATCTTCGGTGGTATCGGATCAGATGGGCAAGTGCTGCAGGACGGTGAAATATTCGACCCAGCGACCCTCACTTTTCAGGCCGTCAACACAGCCGGTCTTACCCCTCGCGCGTTTCATACCGCAACTCTGATCACGGATGGCCGGGTACTGATCGCTGGAGGCATTTCAAAATCTGGCAAATCGACGGATACATTGGAGGTTTGGGATTATCGGATCTCTCTTGGTCAGCCCGCCTCTTTTAAGTTGCGGATTGCGAGGCAGGCGCACACTGGATCGTTACGGTCCGACGGTTCAGTTCTTTTGTGGGGAGGAATTGATGCTGAAGGTAAGCAGCTGACGACGGGGGAGATCATCTATCCAACGCTTCAACTGACTCAGATTCTGCAGAACAAACCCGTTGATAGTGATACGGCAATCCCATCCATCTCAGAATCCATTCCCTTGGATGGAGCACAAGATGTCCCTCTATCCGTTGTCGTCGATTTGAGGTTCTCAAGACAACTAGCAGTCACAAGTATCACGGATAAAACCGTTACGCTCCGCGGACCGAAGGGAAATGTCCCTGTATCGGTTATTCCTGCCGAGGCTGGAATGCTCGCCTTTGTTACTCCATCACAGGAGTTGCTTGCCGGGAGCGAATACGTCTTGGCTATTCAAGGCGCGACGGATACTTCTGGAACGCAGCTTTCAGATACGACTATTCGCTTCACGACAGAGGGTGGCGCACAATCCCCCGCAGCCCCCAGCGGTGCACCGCCAGCTCCGGCTGATCCGTTCAACTCTCCTGCACGAAAGTTGCCTCCATTGCAGGCGCACAAAGGAGTAACTGCTGTTTCCGGCCAAGTGTTACAGCTCAACGGCGAGCCGCTGCTCAACACAACACTACAAATCGGAGACCGTGTTACACGCACGGACCGGACCGGACGCTTCTTGCTAACCGACGTTCCGAGCGGTCACCATGTGATGTGGATTGATGGTTCGACAGCGCAAAACAGGGATTTGACCTACGGGATATATGAGGACGGCGTCGACATCGTGGCAAAGAAGACGAATGTCCTCGATTACACCATTTGGATGACGGCGCTGGATACCACGGACGAGGTGACTCTCCCCTCTCCAACCGATCGAGAGATGATCGTTACCAACGCACTTCTGCCAGGGCTCGAACTCCATTTACCGGCGGGAGCGGTCATTCATGATCGAAACGACAAACTTGTTACGAAAATTGGAATCACTCCAATCCCAGTCAATCAGCCACCATTCCCGTTACCAAAGGGTGTCAGAGTGCCTATCTACTTCACAATCCAGCCGGGAGGCGCTTACCTAGAGGGATATGACGAACCAGGTGGAACGCAAGGTGCGCGCTTATTTTACCCAAACACATACAACCAGCCACCGCAGTCATCATTCAATTTTTGGAATTACGATGCGGACTCAAAAGGCTGGTATGTATACGGCCAAGGATTCGTGACGGCCGACGCGAAGCAGGTCGTTCCCAACCCGGGTGTCGTCATTTATGAATTCACAGGGGCTATGGTTGGTGGACCCCCCGGCCCTCCGTTAGGTCCGCCTCCTGGGTGTACTGGGCCGCCAGCTACTTGCGTCGCAGGCGATCCAGTCAATTTGGAAACGGGACTGTTCGTGTACAGCAAGACGGACCTCGCCTTGCCCGATATTATTCCAATCCAGCTGACGCGTACATATCGCCAGATGGACCCTGTTTCACATGCATTTGGTATCGGAACGATGTCAAACTATGACATCTATCTTATCGGTGATGGTAGCGCCTATACGTATATGGATCTTATTCAACCGGACGGAGGGCGCATTCACTACGACCGCGTTTCGCCCGGGACCAGTTGGACCGACGCAGTACTCAAATGCCTCGTTGCTTCGACGCCATACTACGGCTCCCAGATCGTTTGGAATGGAACCGGCTGGACACTCAGCATGAAGAATGGATCAAAAATGTTTTTCCCCGAGAGCAGCGGGGCAACAAACTTTTTGCAGGCGGCGTTGATCGGTACAACTGACCGGAATGGAAACGCCCTGACATTCACTCGGGACCCGAACAACAATCTGACCCGTATTACATCGCCGAACGGAAGATGGATTCAGTACACCTACGATCCCTCGAACCGGGTCACACAGGCGTCCGATAACGCCGGCCGTACCGTGTTCTACACATACGACACGAATGGTCGGCTCAGCACAGTAAAAGATGCTAACAGTGGGACGACTACCTTTGGCTACGACACCAACAATAACATGACAACCATCAAGGACCCCAGGAATATCACCTATATAACGAACTACTATGACACTCATAATATGGTGTCGAAACAAGTCATGGTCGATGGCTCTACCTACTTATTCAAGTATGTGTTGAACAGCGGGGGAATCGATACTACCTATGTCAAACAAGGATTAACTGCCAGCGAGACCGATGTAACCGATCCACGAGGCAATGTTCGCAAGGTCTTCTTTAATGCGGATGGATTCATGAGCTCGGAAATTCGTGCATCCGGGAAGCCGGAGCAGCAGGCTGTCACCTACAACGTTCAGGCAGGAACAGGGCTTTTATTGGGAATCACAGATGGTCTCAACCGGACGACGAGCTACACGTACGACTCGATGGGCAACACAACAAGTGTTACGCACTTGAGTGGAACCCCGAATGCAACGACAACCTCGTTCGTATATGAGTCGCAATTCAATCAGTTAGCCTCTGTAACAGATGCTGTTGGGCGTACCGTCGCATTCCAGCACGACGCCACCGGTAATCTCATTGGGATTACGAATGCAGATGGTTCGAGCAGTTCGCTATCGTACAACCCCGCTGGCCAACTGGTATCTGCAACGGACGCTGCTGGGAACACTACACAAATGGCGTATTTGGGCGGCGATCTGAGTGGAATCACCGATCCTCTTCAACGAGCCATGTCTTACTTTGTGGATGAAGCGGGCAGAGTTGCTTCTATTACTAATCCTCTTGGCCAAAGTGTCCAAACGACTTTTGATTCCCTTAACCAAATTATGCAAATCGTCGATCCATCTGCTGGCTCGACAGCCTTTGGATACGATCCGAACGGAAATACGACAAGCGTAACCGACGCGCGAAACACGGCCAATCCCACAACGTTTATCTTCGACAACATGGACCGTCTTCAGACGAAGACCGATCCGTTGGGGAATCCAGATTCTTCAATCTACGATCCAAATGGGAATCTAATTCGTTATACGGATCGGCGCGGAAAGATAACATCTTACCAATACGACGGCCTCGACCGTTTAACCTTTGTTGGCTTCGGCACACAAGCCGGGCCTGCCTTTGAGAGCACAATCACATATACGTGGGATGCAGGCAATCGGCTGACGCAAGCATCCGACTCAATAGCAGGCACGATGACGGTCGGCTACGATAATCTCGATCACGTAGCGTCCGTTACCTCACCGCAAGGTTCCATAAGCTACACCACCGACGCCATAGGAAGACGCCTGACTATGACAGTCACCGGACAACCCCAGATCTCTTACTCTTACGACACTGGCAATCGGTTGACTCAGATCACTCAGGGTACAGTGAACGTTCAGCTAGGCTATGATTCCGTTGGCCGAAGGACAAGCATGCTGCAGCCCAATGGGGTTCTCGCTACCTATGCATACGACGCTGCATCGCAGCTCACCAGTCTTACGTATAGCAAAGCGTCTCTGCCTATAGGTGATTTGCAGTATAGCTACGATGGTGCCGGCCGCGAGAGTTCAGTCACCGGCAGCTTTGCACGAACCGTCTTGCCGCAGGCCATGACTGGGAACGTCTACAATGCCGCCAACCAGCTAACACAATCAAGGTCGATGCCTCTTACATACGACGTGAATGGAAATCTGACCAACGACGGATTGCACACGTATTCGTGGGATGCTCGCAATCACCTTGTTTCGATCGATTCTGGAGGCGCAGCTACATACGCTTACGATCCCTTCGGCCGGCGAATCACCAAAACCATATCTGGAGTGGCGAGCACAAATATCCTGTACGACGGAGCGAATCCGGTACAGGAACTTAGTGCCGGCTCACCTACTGCGAATCTGTTAACTGGAGGGGTTGACGAAATCTTCACTCGAACCGATTCGTCTGGGACGTCAACTTTATTAACTGATGCGCTAGGTAGTACCGTGGCGCTGACCGATACAAACGGAACTGTCCAGACTCAGTACAGCTATGAACCGTTTGGCAACACGACGGTATCGGGCGCATCCACTACGAACAGTTTTGCTTACACCGGGCGTGAGATCGACACTGCCGGTCTCTACTATTACCGCTCCAGATATTATAGTCCCGCGACGGGTAGATTTCTCTCAGAAGATCCCATCGGAATTGCTGGCGGCATCAATCTGTATGCTTACACGAGCAACAATCCATTGAACTACACAGATCCTCTAGGTACGTCAAACTCCATAGTCCATGTATACGAAACGTACCAAGGCGCGAGATCGGCGGAACTAGGAATGTTAGATTCCGCAACGCTCGGACTCATGGTTGCTGCCGTCGATTTCAATGGAACTCAAGATACTTCAGCTGTTGATGCAAATCAGCATGGAATGAGCGGATATCTCCCTGACGGTCCAGTTCAGACGCCAAAGGAGGCTCATGACGGTACTGCCGACTTTGTAAGATCTATGGCAGGCAGAAAGAACGGCCTGTGGGATTTTGCGCGCGGATTACATGCCGTTCAAGATTCATACTCCGGCTCTCATGATTATCGCCCTTGGTACGGTAATTCACGTAATATGGCTCACCAAGGTCCCGACGCTTATTGGCATCAGGACGCCATAGATGCAACCAGAGACTATCTCTCAGGAGCCGGTGCCGATGCTGTGAACCCCAACATGCCTCCTAAACCTTATTACGGGCGTAGGCCGACGCCATTCTGGTTCTAA
- a CDS encoding PadR family transcriptional regulator gives MTETTSRDLFPGALEMMILESLRRQPAHGYALVQHIQQRSKNLLQVEEGSLYPALQRLLKAKLVKAEWGISSNNRRVRTYQITASGLRHLEQQISSFERMFAGIALVLDTSKGTAN, from the coding sequence ATGACAGAAACGACTTCTCGCGATCTATTTCCTGGTGCACTCGAAATGATGATTCTCGAGTCGCTTCGCCGCCAGCCAGCCCACGGATATGCGCTGGTCCAACACATTCAGCAACGATCCAAGAATCTGCTTCAGGTGGAAGAAGGTTCGCTCTATCCGGCGCTGCAGAGGCTGCTCAAGGCAAAGCTGGTAAAGGCGGAGTGGGGCATCTCCTCAAACAATCGCCGAGTGCGAACCTACCAGATCACGGCTTCAGGTCTGCGCCATCTGGAACAACAGATCTCCAGTTTCGAACGCATGTTCGCAGGCATTGCACTGGTCCTTGATACGAGCAAGGGCACAGCGAACTGA
- a CDS encoding ABC transporter permease, which produces MSWIPDIFRRGKLYEELSEEIRLHVEEHAEQLMGEGMSREEAEKKARRAFGNRTVLEERSREVWQWPTVESIVADVRFALRHLGKSPGFTLTAILTLTLCIGANAVVFSLLNGLVLRPLNVSDGQNLYQIEVGKGHSPGMSYPDYVDLRDRNRSFDGLIAYEISTAGLDTDGNPSPVWLYTASGNYFDVLGVHPYLGRFFHGTDENGPNSAPYIVFSYAFWQSHFQGDTGVVGRTVRLNKFAYTILGVAPPGFRGTEAFYTPAFWAPLVNQQQIEGSSNLDKRGSQGRWVIGHRFRSAVLRLGKSSISPSVELLARSSILPSLMARTTPA; this is translated from the coding sequence ATGAGCTGGATACCAGATATATTTCGTCGCGGCAAGCTTTACGAGGAACTCTCCGAGGAAATTCGTCTTCACGTGGAAGAGCACGCGGAGCAGTTGATGGGCGAAGGCATGAGCCGCGAGGAAGCCGAGAAAAAAGCCCGTCGAGCTTTCGGTAACCGGACAGTACTGGAAGAGCGCAGCCGCGAAGTGTGGCAGTGGCCAACCGTGGAGAGCATTGTTGCTGATGTGCGATTTGCACTACGGCATTTGGGTAAATCCCCCGGATTTACGCTGACGGCCATACTGACATTGACATTGTGTATAGGTGCGAATGCAGTTGTCTTTAGCCTGCTGAATGGGCTAGTGCTGCGTCCGCTGAACGTTTCGGACGGGCAAAACCTCTACCAGATTGAGGTTGGCAAGGGCCATTCTCCCGGGATGTCGTATCCCGATTACGTCGATTTGCGTGACCGCAATCGGAGCTTCGACGGTCTCATAGCTTACGAAATATCAACGGCTGGTCTGGATACGGATGGAAACCCATCTCCGGTCTGGTTGTACACGGCAAGCGGCAATTACTTTGATGTATTGGGAGTTCATCCTTATTTAGGTCGCTTCTTCCACGGTACAGATGAGAATGGGCCGAACAGCGCTCCTTACATTGTGTTCAGTTATGCCTTTTGGCAGAGCCATTTCCAGGGAGACACAGGTGTGGTGGGCCGTACTGTTCGACTGAACAAGTTTGCCTACACGATTCTTGGGGTCGCGCCGCCGGGGTTTCGCGGCACCGAAGCGTTTTATACGCCAGCGTTTTGGGCACCTCTCGTGAATCAGCAACAGATTGAAGGATCGAGCAACCTGGACAAGCGCGGAAGTCAGGGGCGGTGGGTCATTGGACACCGCTTTCGGTCAGCAGTACTGCGACTGGGCAAATCTTCAATCTCTCCTTCAGTGGAACTGCTGGCCAGATCGTCGATCTTGCCTTCACTAATGGCACGTACAACACCTGCGTGA
- a CDS encoding ATP-binding protein, which produces MATIYCVCGPVASGKSTYSTTLAKQNGAIVFSIDKWMNTLFGKDIPVGSGPSDFAWFSERVDGCEEQSWQIVEQLLRRDVNVVLDWGFIRRERRNKVNQRAAASDYKVEWHVLESDKEVRRERLEGRNENGGATFAFQVTPAMFDFAERLYEPPQKDELPSAIRSQS; this is translated from the coding sequence GTGGCAACGATTTATTGCGTGTGCGGCCCAGTTGCATCCGGTAAGAGCACTTATTCGACAACTCTCGCCAAACAGAACGGTGCAATTGTTTTCTCCATAGACAAGTGGATGAACACGCTCTTCGGTAAGGATATCCCCGTAGGTTCAGGTCCAAGCGACTTTGCATGGTTTTCAGAACGCGTTGACGGTTGTGAGGAACAATCCTGGCAGATTGTCGAGCAACTGTTGCGGCGTGACGTGAACGTGGTACTTGACTGGGGCTTTATCCGCCGGGAGCGTCGTAATAAGGTCAATCAGAGAGCCGCCGCTAGTGACTACAAGGTCGAGTGGCACGTTCTTGAGAGCGACAAAGAGGTCAGGCGAGAACGCTTGGAAGGACGGAACGAAAACGGTGGCGCAACTTTCGCCTTTCAAGTGACACCAGCTATGTTCGATTTCGCGGAACGCCTCTACGAACCACCGCAGAAGGATGAGCTTCCCTCCGCGATCCGTTCCCAATCGTGA
- a CDS encoding DNA methylase, which produces MQTNRINQTSVPTNTVLHGDCISIMRSLPANSTDFILTDPPYLVRYQDRDGRSIQNDSNSDWLIPAFSETYRVLKQDRFMVSFYGWTQVDKFFHAWRSAGFHIVGHLVFRKQYASKSRFLKYQHEQAYLLAKGNPALPENPTPDMIDMPYSGNKLHPTQKPVTALKPLIEAFTQKQDLVLDPFCGSGSTLLAAKILNRRYLGIELDGQYHAAATKRLHPDGIRPNGGFYSPQRRQASRPVPPVGGALQLSVIN; this is translated from the coding sequence ATGCAGACGAATCGAATCAACCAAACCTCAGTTCCAACCAATACAGTTCTTCATGGAGATTGCATCTCGATTATGCGTAGCCTGCCGGCCAACAGCACCGACTTCATCCTGACCGATCCACCTTACCTGGTTCGGTATCAAGACCGGGATGGACGCTCTATCCAGAACGACAGCAACTCTGACTGGCTCATACCGGCATTCAGCGAAACATATCGAGTTCTCAAACAGGACCGGTTTATGGTCTCGTTCTACGGCTGGACACAGGTCGATAAGTTCTTCCACGCATGGCGTAGCGCAGGTTTTCACATCGTCGGCCATCTCGTCTTCCGCAAGCAGTACGCATCGAAGTCACGCTTTCTGAAGTACCAGCACGAACAGGCCTATCTGCTGGCAAAAGGGAATCCAGCACTCCCGGAGAATCCGACCCCGGACATGATCGATATGCCTTACTCCGGCAACAAGCTTCATCCCACCCAGAAACCGGTAACAGCCCTGAAGCCGCTGATCGAGGCCTTTACGCAGAAGCAGGATTTAGTTCTAGATCCATTCTGCGGTTCAGGTTCGACTCTGCTGGCAGCGAAGATCCTCAATCGCAGATATCTCGGCATCGAACTCGACGGACAATACCATGCAGCCGCTACCAAGCGGCTGCATCCTGATGGCATTCGTCCGAATGGAGGATTTTACTCGCCGCAGAGAAGGCAGGCGTCAAGGCCCGTGCCGCCAGTTGGCGGTGCGCTGCAACTTTCGGTAATTAACTAG
- a CDS encoding PadR family transcriptional regulator — translation MTSVKEQGKQRAAILQGTLDMLILRTLLYGPAHGHQIGKHIQQTTNDFLQMQHGSLYPALHRLEGRGWVASKWETAPDRNREFKYYQLTEKGKKQLLVEESQWKQMMEAVARVMWPASSKEG, via the coding sequence ATGACTTCTGTCAAAGAACAGGGAAAGCAGCGAGCCGCGATTCTGCAGGGAACGCTGGATATGCTGATACTCAGGACGCTGCTCTATGGGCCTGCCCACGGACACCAGATCGGAAAGCACATCCAGCAAACAACAAACGACTTCCTGCAGATGCAGCATGGCTCGCTCTATCCGGCGCTGCACCGCCTGGAGGGACGAGGCTGGGTCGCGTCCAAATGGGAGACAGCTCCTGATCGCAATCGGGAGTTCAAGTATTACCAGCTGACGGAAAAGGGCAAAAAGCAGCTCCTGGTTGAAGAGTCGCAGTGGAAGCAGATGATGGAAGCGGTTGCCCGCGTGATGTGGCCTGCCTCCTCCAAGGAGGGCTGA